The following proteins are co-located in the Colletotrichum lupini chromosome 4, complete sequence genome:
- a CDS encoding 6-phosphofructokinase, which yields MAPTAAKKKIAIMTSGGDSPGMNGVVRAVVRTALHMGCEPYCIYDGYEGLVVGGDQIKKAEWGDVRNYLGQGGTLIGTRRCMAFYERPGRLTAAKNMILNGIDALIICGGDGSLTGADKFRAEWPSLIEELVSSGQLKKEQVDPYRHLNIVGLVGSIDNDMSGTDATIGCYSALERICEMVDYIEATASSHSRAFVIEVMGRHCGWLALMAGVATGADFIFIPEKPREENWEEEMCDIVKRHRSFGKRKTIVIIAEGANDSNGKKITSEMVKDLLADKNGLALDTRITTLGHVQRGGTAVAYDRMLATLQGVEAVKAVLEATPETETCFIAINENQICRKPLMQAVKDTKEVAKAVDEKQFEKAMGLRDTEFAEMFSSYMMTTNVRVDDHHLPEKERMKIGFINVGAPAGGMNAAVRAGVAYCLSRGHEPVAIHNGFAGFARHHGDKPVGAVRPFDWLEVDSWASKGGSEIGTNRELPAESGMELIANLIEKYEFDGLFLVGGFEAYHAVSQLRKARELYPSLCIPMVLLPATISNNVPGSEYSLGSDTCLNELVQYCDKIKQSASATRRRVFVVETQGGKSGYIATLAGLSVGASAVYTPEEGMDLEMLAADVRHLREIFSKDKGQSSSGRLILINEKADDVFNAKLIADIIRKEARGRFESRDSIPGHVQQGGVPSPMDRCRAVRLAIKCMQHLEEFRPKSHNRCKRDPMSASVIGIKGASVTFTPIWDLEDHETDWKNRRPKNVHWAHMGDVVNMLSGRPLHHTPEKPITGLKAKDVKRGLDD from the exons ATGGCTCCCACAGCTGCCAAGAAGAAGATTGCCATCATGACCTCGGGAGGTGACTCCCCAGGCATGAACGGCGTCGTCCGCGCCGTAGTCCGAACCGCGCTTCACATGGGATGTGAACCCTACTGCATCTACGACGGATACGAAGGCTTGGTAGTAGGCGGAGACCAGATCAAAAAGGCGGAATGGGGTGATGTGCGCAACTATCTTGGCCAGGGCGGTACTCTGATTGGAACCCGCCGCTGCATGGCTTTTTACGAACGACCCGGTCGTTTGACTGCTGCCAAGAACATGATTCTCAACGGAATTGATGCCTTGATTATTTGCGGTGGTGACGGTTCCCTCACTGGTGCTGACAAGTTCCGCGCCGAATGGCCTTCCTTGATTGAGGAGCTCGTCTCCTCCGGCCAGCTCAAGAAGGAGCAGGTTGACCCCTACAGACACCTCAACATTGTTGGTTTGGTTGGATCAATCGACAATGACATGTCAGGCACCGATGCCACCATTGGATGTTACTCTGCCCTCGAGCGCATCTGCGAAATGGTCGACTACATTGAAGCCACGGCCTCGTCCCATTCGAGAGCTTTCGTTATCGAGGTCATGGGCCGCCATTGCGGCTGGCTGGCTCTCATGGCCGGCGTTGCGACAGGTGCCGACTTTATCTTCATCCCTGAAAAGCCTAGGGAGGAGAACTGGGAGGAAGAAATGTGTGATATTGTGAAGAGA CACCGAAGCTTTGGAAAGCGCAAGACCATCGTCATCATTGCCGAGGGCGCCAACGACAGCAACGGCAAGAAGATCACATCCGAAATGGTCAAGGACCTGCTCGCAGACAAGAACGGGCTTGCTCTGGACACCCGCATCACAACCCTCGGTCACGTTCAGCGTGGCGGTACGGCCGTCGCCTACGACAGAATGCTGGCTACCCTCCAAGGTGTAGAGGCCGTCAAGGCCGTTCTGGAAGCCACTCCCGAGACCGAGACCTGCTTCATCGCCATCAACGAAAACCAAATCTGCCGCAAGCCACTGATGCAGGCTGTCAAGGATACCAAGGAGGTTGCGAAGGCGGTTGACGAGAAGCAGTTCGAAAAGGCAATGGGCCTCCGTGACACTGAGTTTGCCGAGATGTTCAGCTCTTACATGATGACCACAAACGTCAGAGTGGATGACCACCATCTGCCGGAGAAGGAG AGAATGAAGATTGGCTTCATCAATGTTGGCGCACCTGCTGGTGGTATGAACGCTGCTGTGCGCGCTGGTGTTGCTTACTGTCTTTCGCGCGGCCATGAACCCGTCGCCATTCACAATGGCTTTGCCGGATTCGCTAGGCATCATGGCGATAAGCCCGTCGGTGCCGTGCGACCTTTCGACTGGCTTGAGGTTGACAGCTGGGCCAGCAAGGGAGGATCGGAAATCGGTACCAATCGAGAACTTCCTGCAGAGTCGGGCATGGAGCTCATTGCCAATCTGATTGAAAAGTACGAGTTTGATGGCTTGTTCCTCGTCGGTGGCTTCGAAGCCTATCACGCCGTTTCGCAACTGCGCAAGGCCAGAGAGCTCTACCCCTCTCTGTGCATTCCCATGGTTCTCCTGCCAGCTACGATTTCCAACAACGTTCCTGGATCAGAATACTCTCTTGGCTCCGATACTTGCTTGAACGAGCTTGTGCAATACTGCGACAAGATCAAGCAGTCCGCTTCCGCCACGCGTCGCCGTGTGTTTGTCGTTGAGACACAAGGTGGCAAGTCTGGATACATCGCGACTCTTGCCGGTCTCAGCGTCGGCGCGAGCGCTGTTTACACGCCAGAGGAGGGCATGGACCTCGAGATGCTGGCCGCTGACGTTCGCCATCTCCGTGAAATTTTCTCCAAGGATAAGGGCCAGTCGTCATCTGGACGCTTGATCCTCATCAACGAGAAGGCTGACGATGTGTTCAACGCCAAGCTCATCGCAGACATCATCCGCAAGGAGGCACGCGGCCGATTCGAATCTCGCGACAGTATCCCCGGACACGTCCAGCAGGGTGGCGTCCCTTCGCCCATGGACAGATGTCGTGCCGTCAGACTGGCGATCAAGTGCATGCAGCACCTCGAGGAGTTCCGTCCCAAGTCGCATAACAGGTGTAAGAGGGACCCCATGAGCGCCTCTGTCATTGGTATCAAGGGTGCCAGCGTCACATTTACGCCCATTTGGGATCTCGAGGACCACGAGACGGACTGGAAGAACCGTCGGCCCAAGAACGTTCACTGGGCGCACATGGGCGATGTGGTCAACATGTTGTCCGGCAGACCTCTCCACCACACACCGGAGAAGCCAATCACCGGCCTCAAGGCAAAGGACGTCAAGAGAGGCCTCGACGATTGA